One window of Silvimonas iriomotensis genomic DNA carries:
- a CDS encoding DMT family transporter: MNWVWLAIAIVAEVIATSALKAADGFSKLVPSVIVVLGYAVAFYCLALTLRSIPVGIVYAIWSGVGIVLISLVGYFVYRQALDLPAIIGLGLIVAGVAVINVFSRSGVH; encoded by the coding sequence ATGAACTGGGTCTGGCTGGCCATTGCCATTGTGGCGGAAGTCATTGCGACGTCTGCGTTGAAGGCGGCAGACGGATTCTCGAAACTGGTGCCCTCCGTCATAGTGGTCCTGGGCTATGCCGTGGCATTTTATTGTCTGGCTCTGACGCTGCGCAGTATCCCGGTTGGCATTGTCTATGCCATCTGGTCAGGGGTCGGCATTGTGCTGATCTCGCTGGTTGGGTATTTCGTGTATCGGCAAGCGCTGGATCTGCCTGCGATAATCGGGCTTGGCCTGATTGTCGCCGGGGTCGCCGTGATCAACGTGTTTTCCCGGTCCGGCGTGCACTAG
- a CDS encoding mechanosensitive ion channel family protein, translating to MLKDLLSTITDVAFLRDLFISLGLIIFLLFMHSMVRRAILRRSKLQPEDKRRLMVYSRNASLILFVLGTVVIWGHEIEAFAVSLVAIAAAIVIGTKEIIMCILGSIYRTTSRAFEVGDRIEVGQIRGRVIDMNLLNTTLIESSAALPNKGTVGRGVVIPNSMFLSTPVYNETMLGAYVLQSIHIALNRGEDWHLAEAALLQAGAAVIEEYAADLAMHVRELERNYAVDTPPTEPRVRISLDDREAVNLHLQLPVPLGQRARIEQRVLREYLAALPAAGVIPANTGKEEPVAGKPRVTPR from the coding sequence ATGCTCAAAGATCTGCTCTCGACCATTACTGACGTTGCCTTCCTGCGTGATCTGTTCATTTCGCTCGGATTGATCATCTTCCTCCTGTTCATGCATTCCATGGTGCGGCGGGCCATCCTGCGTCGCAGCAAGCTGCAGCCGGAAGACAAACGCCGGCTGATGGTTTACTCGCGCAATGCCTCGCTGATCCTGTTTGTGCTGGGCACGGTGGTGATCTGGGGTCATGAGATCGAGGCGTTTGCCGTCTCGCTGGTTGCCATTGCCGCGGCCATTGTGATCGGCACCAAAGAAATCATCATGTGTATCCTGGGCTCGATTTACCGCACGACCAGCCGCGCATTCGAAGTGGGCGACCGCATTGAGGTTGGCCAGATTCGCGGCCGGGTTATCGACATGAATCTGTTGAACACCACGCTGATCGAATCTTCTGCAGCACTGCCCAACAAAGGCACCGTCGGGCGCGGCGTGGTAATTCCCAACTCCATGTTCCTGTCCACGCCGGTCTACAACGAAACCATGCTGGGCGCGTACGTACTGCAGAGCATTCACATTGCACTGAACCGCGGCGAAGACTGGCACCTGGCTGAGGCCGCCCTCTTGCAGGCAGGGGCTGCGGTCATTGAAGAATACGCCGCAGACCTGGCCATGCATGTGCGAGAACTGGAGCGCAATTACGCGGTGGATACACCGCCCACCGAGCCGCGGGTGCGGATTTCGCTGGATGACCGCGAGGCGGTCAACTTGCATTTGCAATTGCCAGTGCCGCTGGGACAGCGAGCGCGGATTGAACAACGCGTGCTGCGCGAATACCTGGCAGCACTGCCGGCAGCGGGCGTTATTCCGGCCAATACCGGCAAAGAAGAGCCGGTTGCCGGCAAGCCCAGGGTGACGCCGCGCTGA
- a CDS encoding DEAD/DEAH box helicase, translating into MSHAAHDPAQDQDTSFSSLGLATEIVQELTSQGLHNPTPVQAAAIPVLLEGHDLMASAQTGTGKTAAFLLPALNRLARPPKHHGKGPRVLVLTPTRELAEQVSKVAMAFSRRIPRCKVVSLVGGVPYPIQHKQLAQPVEIVVATPGRLMDLMRSGRIDFRRLELLVLDEADRMLDMGFIDDIEAIVAELPQERQTALFSATLSETVQDFARPMLRDPRKVELAPQGLPTANVEQSVHYADGYEHKLKLTAALAEAAAGTQSIIFTATKADADGIADWLRVAGLKADAMHGDLPQRSRRKVLDKLRRGEIDMLVATDVAARGIDVAGIGQVINFDLPRFSEDYIHRIGRTGRAGRSGRAISLVTRNDFVLLTRIKKRYQVNFETMTLEGLESRFQPNQRRTDDRRPNGGRSFGDRPPRQGGDRQGYGQRDSAPRFNNENREHAPRENNYFRDRRNGNLEGGQERSFENRPRPEGGYRNNRDGQRDGGFNRDSAPRENRFNREGGHGEKRDFGNRETGNREYAPREGGFNRDSAPRENRGGYGKREGGYGEKRDFGNREGGFNRDGARREGGFNQPRRDDRFGGDRRPRGGDFSRRGDRSGE; encoded by the coding sequence ATGTCGCACGCAGCCCATGATCCGGCTCAGGATCAGGACACCTCTTTCTCGTCGCTCGGCCTTGCTACCGAAATTGTGCAAGAACTGACCTCGCAAGGTCTGCACAACCCCACTCCGGTACAAGCCGCCGCGATCCCCGTTTTGCTGGAAGGCCACGATCTGATGGCATCTGCCCAGACCGGCACCGGCAAGACCGCAGCCTTTTTGCTGCCCGCACTCAACCGTCTGGCACGCCCGCCCAAGCATCATGGCAAGGGTCCGCGCGTTCTGGTTCTGACCCCGACCCGCGAACTGGCCGAGCAAGTATCCAAAGTTGCCATGGCATTCAGCCGCCGCATTCCGCGCTGCAAAGTGGTGAGCCTGGTCGGTGGTGTGCCGTACCCGATTCAACACAAGCAACTGGCACAGCCGGTTGAAATCGTCGTCGCTACCCCGGGCCGTCTGATGGACCTGATGCGCAGCGGCCGTATTGATTTCCGCCGTCTGGAACTGCTGGTGTTGGACGAAGCCGACCGCATGCTGGACATGGGCTTCATTGACGACATCGAAGCCATCGTGGCCGAACTGCCGCAAGAGCGCCAGACCGCACTGTTCTCCGCCACGCTGTCGGAAACCGTGCAGGACTTCGCCCGTCCGATGCTGCGCGATCCGCGCAAGGTAGAACTGGCCCCGCAAGGTCTGCCGACGGCCAACGTTGAGCAATCCGTACACTATGCCGACGGCTACGAGCACAAGCTCAAGCTGACCGCCGCACTGGCCGAAGCTGCTGCCGGTACGCAATCGATCATCTTTACCGCCACCAAGGCTGATGCTGATGGCATCGCTGACTGGTTGCGTGTTGCCGGCCTGAAGGCTGATGCCATGCACGGTGACCTGCCGCAACGCAGCCGTCGCAAGGTGCTGGACAAGCTGCGCCGCGGCGAAATCGACATGCTGGTTGCCACCGACGTGGCCGCCCGCGGTATCGACGTGGCCGGTATCGGCCAGGTGATCAACTTTGATCTGCCGCGCTTCTCTGAAGATTACATCCACCGCATTGGCCGTACCGGCCGTGCTGGTCGCTCCGGTCGCGCCATTTCGCTGGTGACCCGTAACGACTTCGTGCTGCTGACCCGCATCAAGAAGCGTTATCAAGTCAACTTTGAAACCATGACCCTGGAAGGCCTGGAATCGCGCTTCCAGCCGAACCAGCGCCGCACCGACGACCGTCGTCCGAATGGCGGCCGCTCGTTTGGTGACCGTCCTCCGCGTCAAGGTGGCGATCGTCAAGGTTACGGTCAGCGCGACAGCGCCCCGCGTTTCAACAACGAAAACCGCGAACACGCACCGCGTGAAAACAACTACTTCCGCGATCGTCGTAACGGCAATCTGGAAGGCGGTCAGGAACGCAGCTTTGAAAACCGTCCGCGTCCGGAAGGTGGCTATCGCAACAACCGTGACGGTCAGCGCGATGGTGGCTTCAACCGTGACAGCGCCCCGCGCGAAAACCGTTTCAACCGCGAAGGCGGTCACGGCGAGAAGCGTGATTTCGGCAACCGCGAAACCGGCAACCGTGAATACGCCCCGCGTGAAGGCGGTTTCAACCGCGACAGCGCTCCGCGTGAAAACCGTGGCGGCTATGGCAAGCGCGAAGGTGGTTACGGCGAGAAGCGTGACTTCGGCAATCGCGAAGGTGGTTTCAACCGTGACGGCGCCCGTCGTGAAGGTGGCTTTAACCAGCCGCGTCGCGATGACCGCTTTGGCGGCGACCGTCGCCCGCGCGGTGGCGATTTCTCCCGTCGTGGCGATCGCTCTGGCGAATAA
- a CDS encoding YkgJ family cysteine cluster protein → MNPCLSCGACCAAFRVTFDVSELESEGGTVPDGVADRETSTLYRMRGTDYARPRCIALVGEIGKSVHCGLYRERPNPCREFAPLAEIGQFSDACNRARARHGLPPLES, encoded by the coding sequence ATGAATCCTTGTTTGTCTTGTGGTGCTTGTTGCGCAGCGTTCCGCGTCACCTTTGATGTCTCGGAACTGGAAAGCGAAGGCGGCACCGTGCCTGATGGTGTGGCTGATCGCGAAACCAGTACGCTGTATCGCATGCGCGGTACCGATTACGCGCGCCCGCGCTGTATTGCGCTGGTGGGCGAGATCGGCAAGTCGGTGCATTGCGGCTTGTATCGGGAGCGGCCCAATCCTTGCCGGGAGTTTGCGCCTCTGGCTGAAATAGGGCAGTTCAGCGATGCCTGTAACCGGGCGCGCGCCCGCCATGGCTTGCCGCCACTTGAGTCATGA
- a CDS encoding GNAT family N-acetyltransferase: MLQHPDSALVVRPATLFDLPAIDLIQRLCYQPVFHEPVETFAARLRLSPGSSWVAEAGGQVLGYFFTHPWTGEAPPPLGKTLEHLPQHQDTHFLHDLAVHPHARGRGVAPRLIEAALHWGKQRGLKFTRLVAVAGAAPFWRKWGFKPVAAAPAYGDDAALMALSAENQAITTRP, from the coding sequence ATGCTGCAACACCCGGATTCTGCACTTGTCGTTCGCCCCGCCACGTTGTTCGATCTGCCCGCCATTGATCTGATCCAGCGGCTTTGCTACCAGCCCGTGTTTCACGAACCCGTTGAAACCTTTGCGGCGCGCCTGCGCTTGTCGCCGGGTTCCAGCTGGGTGGCAGAAGCCGGCGGCCAGGTGCTGGGCTATTTCTTCACCCACCCCTGGACCGGCGAAGCCCCACCACCCTTGGGCAAAACGCTGGAACACCTGCCACAACATCAGGACACGCACTTTTTGCATGACCTGGCAGTACACCCGCATGCACGGGGCCGTGGCGTAGCGCCCAGACTGATTGAGGCCGCGCTGCACTGGGGCAAACAACGCGGACTCAAATTCACCCGCCTTGTTGCCGTAGCCGGCGCTGCGCCGTTCTGGCGCAAGTGGGGATTCAAGCCCGTTGCCGCCGCCCCTGCTTATGGCGACGATGCGGCACTGATGGCTTTGTCGGCAGAAAACCAGGCAATTACTACCAGGCCCTGA
- the rnk gene encoding nucleoside diphosphate kinase regulator, with the protein MTRQPTLMIARPDLERLETLIARLPDDLSALENELARAQVVEPEAMPDDVIGMNSTAHFVDDATGASHTFTLVYPQDTDIAAGRISILAPVGSALLGLSVGQTIAWPAPGGRTLQLRVLAVTRQDPRNAR; encoded by the coding sequence ATGACCCGTCAACCCACACTGATGATTGCCCGTCCGGATCTGGAACGCCTGGAAACACTGATCGCCCGGCTGCCCGATGACCTGAGCGCGCTGGAAAACGAACTGGCCCGCGCGCAAGTCGTAGAGCCCGAAGCCATGCCGGATGACGTCATCGGCATGAACAGCACCGCCCACTTTGTGGATGACGCCACCGGGGCCAGCCACACCTTCACCCTCGTCTACCCGCAAGACACAGACATTGCCGCCGGCCGTATTTCCATTCTGGCGCCAGTAGGCAGCGCGCTGCTGGGCTTGTCGGTCGGGCAAACTATCGCCTGGCCGGCGCCGGGCGGGCGCACCTTGCAGCTAAGGGTATTGGCGGTGACGCGACAAGACCCCCGGAACGCGCGGTGA